The Hymenobacter oligotrophus genome segment CAAACTGATGCGTCACAGGACCTCTGTGAGGCAAGGCCCTCTCCCGTGCAGAGGGAGTACCAACGCGGCGCAACAGTCAGCAACGATTCCGTTCAACGATTGCGGCGGCTGCGGCTCGCGCCTTCGCCGCCGCGCCCTAGGTGTGTAGCGCGGAAATCCGTTCTGCGACGCGCCCCGGGCGCGTATGTGGGCTTGCGCGGTTACGGATACGCGCCCGGGGCGCGTCGCGGAACGGATTTCCGCGCTACTGCTTTGTGGCCGCTTCTGCCTAGTTCGTCTGGATCTTCGGCACGCTTAAGAAAGGGGGTATGCCCCGTGGGGGGCTTGTGAGGCCACTTACACCGCCCAATCTCCTGCCAGCAACCTAGGGAGCAGCGGCCGCACAATGCGGTAGCTCAGGCCCCAAAGTTTATGCTCGCCGATGCGGATAAACGAGATGGGCATGGGGCGTGGCCAACCTTCGAGCTGCCAATGCTCGGTGGCGTGGTGGGCCGGGTTGGCAAGGTCGGCTACGCGTACTTCCAGTACCTCTTCTACTTCGCGCTCTAGCCAGCGCCACACCGCGGGGCGCGTAATGCGGGCCAAGAAAGGCGCCACCTGGTAGCCCGTGGTAATGGTGCTGATGACGGGCAATTCGGCCAGTACCTCAATGGCCGAAGCGGGCAGGTGCACTTCCTCTTCGGTTTCGCGCAGGGCGGTGTGCAGCAGCGAGGTATCGGTGGGGTCGTGCTTGCCGCCCGGAAAGGCCAGCTGTCCGCCGTGCACGCCGTAGTTGCTACGGCGCACCAGCACCAGGTGCAGTTCGCCTTCGGCGTCGCGGTACACGGGCACGAGCACGGCAGCGGGGCACAAGGTGGCGGTTGAGGTGGGTTCGGGCATGAGGCAATTGGCGGCTGAGTAATCTAGGGCAGCGCGCTAAATACGCTCCAGGTTTTCCACGGTTCGGTCGCCCTGCACGTTGCCGGTGTTCAGGGTGCCGGCGGGTTCAAACAACAGCAGGTGCACTTCTTCGTCGGCTACGGGGCGGTGCTCCACGCCGCGCGGCACCACCAAAAACTCGCCCGGTTCCAGCCAAATGGGCGCTTGCCCCTGCAGCTCCATGCACAACCGGCCTTTAATCACCAGAAACAACTCGTCTTCGTGCTCGTGGTGGTGCCACACAAAGGGGCCCTGCAGCTTGGCCAGCTTTACGTGTTGGCCGTTTAGCTCGCCCACAATTTTGGGGCGCCATTGCTCCTGAAACAAGCTAAGTTTCTCTTGCAGGTTTACTTTTTGCAGCGTCATGCGGTGTCAAACGATATGGTACGACGGTGGAATGGTTGGCGCCCGTTGGACACACGCCAACGGTTGCACGGGTTTGTGGGGCGTTTGCCGGCTGGCGTACCTAGGGCAATTGCCGTAGTTTACAGCCTAAACGGTTTGCCCAATCCTCCGTTCCGCTGCCATGCAAGTTCCCGCTTTAGCCCACGGGCCCGATCCGGCCGCAATCTATCCGATGCCCGGCCAGCAGCGATTGGTGTTTCTGAAAAACATCATCAACGACCCGCGCATCGAGGTAGGCGAGTACACGTACTACGACGACTTCCGCGACCCGCACCGTTTCCTGGAAAACGTGCTTTACCACTTCCCCTTCAGCCAGGACAAGCTGCGCATTGGGCGGTTTTGCATGATAGCCAGCGGGGCGAAGTTTGTGATGAACGGCGGCAACCACCGCACCGATGTGTTCACCGCGTATCCGTTCCCGATTTTCGGGCAGGGCTGGGAGCAGGCATTCGGGCCCGATAAATGGCCCAGCAAAGGCGACCTGGTAGTGGGCCACGACGTGTGGATTGGCCACGACGCCCTGCTGATGCCCGGCGTGCAGGTGGGCAACGGGGCCATAATTGCCACGCGCGCCGTGGTAACGCGCGATGTGCCGCCCTACGCCGTGGTGGCGGGCAACCCAGCTGCCGTAGTACGCATGCGTTTTGATGCCGACACCATTGCCCGGCTGGAGCAAGTGGCGTGGTGGAACTGGGATGCCGCCAAAATAACCCGCAACCTAGCCGCCATTTGCTCGCGCGACCTAGCTGCGCTGGAACGCGCCGCGTAACCCGGTTAGCGCAGCACGTAGCTGCCTTGCTCCGTTACCGCCACCGCGGGCACCGTACGGTTGGCCTCGAAATAGCGGTAGGCGGGCGCCAGGCTCTGCCAAAAAGCGTAGTGCGGGCTGTTGCGCCGCGTTTGCAGGGCCTCGTCGGTCAGCTCGAAGGGAAAGATGTGCACCGGCAGCTCGGCCTGCCCGGCGGCGCGCGCCTCCACGGCCAGCACGTACAGCTCCTCCACCAGCGCATCGGTAATGGGCAGGCAGCCGATGGTAACATCGGAGCCGTGGATGAAGATGTCGCCGCCGGGGTTGGGGGCGGCGTGGGCGAGGTCGGCGGCGTTGGGGTAGTCTAAGCCGAGCGAGAGGTGGTACAGGCTCTGCGGGTTGAACCGATCGACGGTGTAAAAGCCTTCGGGCACCTGCCCGTCGCCGGCGCGGCGCTTAGGACCTAGGGTGCCCGAGGTGCCGGCTAAGTAGTAGCTCCGCAGCATCTGAAAGCGGCCTTCGCCCTGGTTGCGGGCCCACACCTCCAGGCGGCGTCCAATTTTAAACGCGCGCAAGTACAACTCGAGCCGCTCGGGTTGCAGGTGCAAGCGGTGCAAATCGGCCTGCAGCCTGGGCCAGCAGTTGGTGTAGGCGGTGCGCACCCGCGGGTAGCGGTTTTGCTCGGTCCGGAACGTAGGAGCGGTAGAAGGCACAAAGCCGAGTATCGGCAAGAGCAGCAGGCACAGCAATAAGCGCATTGGTGGGAGCGGAGAGGCAGATTCGGAACCTCAACGTTACCACGCTTGCGCTTAGTATTCAAATATTGTAATGTACCTAGACTGATTGCGGCTGCCGCCTGACATTGCCCAAAAGCTACCTGGGGCCGGGCAGGGTTTGCCACGTTACCTCCGCTACGGCATCGGTTTTGGTGGAGAGATACTTGTTGTAAAGTGCCTCGGCCTGGCCGTGGTCGAGCACGGCGTCGCCTTCGGAGCGCAGCACCAGCAGCGGGGCGTTGGCGCCCAGGCCCAAGCCCTGCGACAGCGCCTGGTGCAGCTCGGGCGGGGTGGCGGCGTCGTGAAGTTTTACAACGGTAATGGTTTGGCCGTCTTGCTCAATTTGCGTGTACACGCCGGTTGGGCTGGTCGAGAACGTGCCGCCGGGGCCTACTGGGTAGTCTTGATCTGATTGCATAAACGTGCGGTGCGGGTAACTACTGCGCTGTACGCAGAACCGCCGTTGCGCGGCCGAACTGCCCTAGGTGGCAACGGCCGAGGTAAAGTATCTGTGGGCCGCGCGGCTGCGTAAAGGTTTTGGGTTTGCCGGGTGCCCGTAGCACCTAGGCGAGCTTGTGCGCACCCAACCATCTGCCCGCTATGAAAACCCTTTTGTTTGCGCTGCTGCTGAGCTTGTCGGCCTGCACCGCTACCAACGTCGAGTCGGTAAACGAAGCGCCCGGCGTAAACTTTGCGGCCTACCGTACCTACAACTTCTTGGATGTATCGGCCCGCAACGAAGCGGCTTTTCAGAGCCCGCTTAACGGGGTGGAGGAGCTTAAAAGCGCCATTGCCGCGCAGCTGGAGCGCCGCGGCTACCAACGCGCCGAGCAACCCGATGTGTGGGTGAACATTGGTATTGTAACCCAACAGCGCGTGCAAACCCGCGAAACCACCATCCGCGACGCGCCCGTGTACTTGGGACAGCGGCGCTACGCGTGGCGCAGCCAAGAGGTGCCCGTGCGCGAGTACACGGAAGGCACCGCCACCGTAGAGCTGGTTGACGCCGCCCGCAACGAGCAGGTGTGGGAAGGCGCCGTTGCCGGCGTGCTCACCGACAAACCCGAAACCCTCAGCAAGCGCATCGACGAGGCCATTGCCGAGTTGTTTGAGCGCTACCCCGTGAAACCGCAGCAGCCCTAGGTCGCCGCGTAGGCCCGCCGCCATTGCCTACGTCGTTTTCGGGGCCCGGCGCGCGCGTGGAGTGTAGCGCGCAATGTTTGGGTGGGAGGCCACGGTGCCAGAGTTACCGCTCCCCGGCTAGCGCTGTGGTGGGCAAGCTCGGCTACATCGCAATTGGGCAGGGTGCGTATGTGAGCAAACCGGCCCATTGGCCCTAGGTGCCAGCAGCCCGGCAGGGCAGGGGCAGCCTAGGCAGGGCGCGTATCCACGGCAAACGATCCTTCCCGATGAACGTTAAGCTTAAACCGCTCGATCAGCAAACCATTGTGATTACCGGCGCCAGCAGCGGCATTGGCCGCGCTACGGCCTTGCAGGCCGCCGCCAAAGGCGCCAAAGTGGTGCTAGCCGCCCGCAGCGAGGACGAGTTGCGCAAAGTGGAGCAAGAAATTACCAGCAAAGGCGGCCAGGCGCTGGTGGTGCCGACCGACGTAGCCAACCGCGGCGATATTTGCCGGCTGGCCGACCGCGCCATCGACTACTTCGGCGGCTTCGATACGTGGGTGAACGACGCGGGCATTTCTATCTGGGGCCGCCTCGACGAAGTGAGCGACTACGACCACC includes the following:
- a CDS encoding NUDIX hydrolase, translated to MPEPTSTATLCPAAVLVPVYRDAEGELHLVLVRRSNYGVHGGQLAFPGGKHDPTDTSLLHTALRETEEEVHLPASAIEVLAELPVISTITTGYQVAPFLARITRPAVWRWLEREVEEVLEVRVADLANPAHHATEHWQLEGWPRPMPISFIRIGEHKLWGLSYRIVRPLLPRLLAGDWAV
- a CDS encoding cupin domain-containing protein; the protein is MTLQKVNLQEKLSLFQEQWRPKIVGELNGQHVKLAKLQGPFVWHHHEHEDELFLVIKGRLCMELQGQAPIWLEPGEFLVVPRGVEHRPVADEEVHLLLFEPAGTLNTGNVQGDRTVENLERI
- a CDS encoding CatB-related O-acetyltransferase; this encodes MQVPALAHGPDPAAIYPMPGQQRLVFLKNIINDPRIEVGEYTYYDDFRDPHRFLENVLYHFPFSQDKLRIGRFCMIASGAKFVMNGGNHRTDVFTAYPFPIFGQGWEQAFGPDKWPSKGDLVVGHDVWIGHDALLMPGVQVGNGAIIATRAVVTRDVPPYAVVAGNPAAVVRMRFDADTIARLEQVAWWNWDAAKITRNLAAICSRDLAALERAA
- a CDS encoding L,D-transpeptidase family protein, with amino-acid sequence MRLLLCLLLLPILGFVPSTAPTFRTEQNRYPRVRTAYTNCWPRLQADLHRLHLQPERLELYLRAFKIGRRLEVWARNQGEGRFQMLRSYYLAGTSGTLGPKRRAGDGQVPEGFYTVDRFNPQSLYHLSLGLDYPNAADLAHAAPNPGGDIFIHGSDVTIGCLPITDALVEELYVLAVEARAAGQAELPVHIFPFELTDEALQTRRNSPHYAFWQSLAPAYRYFEANRTVPAVAVTEQGSYVLR
- a CDS encoding DUF4136 domain-containing protein; translation: MKTLLFALLLSLSACTATNVESVNEAPGVNFAAYRTYNFLDVSARNEAAFQSPLNGVEELKSAIAAQLERRGYQRAEQPDVWVNIGIVTQQRVQTRETTIRDAPVYLGQRRYAWRSQEVPVREYTEGTATVELVDAARNEQVWEGAVAGVLTDKPETLSKRIDEAIAELFERYPVKPQQP